Within Lytechinus pictus isolate F3 Inbred chromosome 7, Lp3.0, whole genome shotgun sequence, the genomic segment GGGTGCGCTGATTGTCATTACGCGGAGGTAAGAGGCTTTGCTTAGTATTGATTTTGGTTTGTGCTTCTGGATTGGtactttgaatttttctttgttGAGAATTGATTTGATTGAGTTAGGTAAGTTGTTCCAGTCAACAACAGGAAAATGGTATGAAAGAAAGTAATAGATGGTATACATAGTTTATTATGATGTAAATAACCATGTAAATGcctatttttatttctattattgaTGTCTCAATTGCAAGAAAGAGGTCCATTCTGATTTTAAGTTAAATGCTacatctgtaatgaaaatgcaattattaCTTGTTTCCCTTCTTATTCTCTTCCATCAGCCTTAGAAAATCAGCAACCAAAGCCATAGGAAAACACCTGCCGGACCTGATCTCCCCTGCATCTACCCATCGTGTGGAGTTCCTACCAGTAGAATGGAGATCAAGCCTAAGGCTTGATAATGGTATGGTCTCAGCTATTACCCCTCACAAGGTGAAAGGCCTCAGGATTGTGCTCAACAGTACAGGCATGGATGTGCTTTATTACTCTAGCCCCCTCTACAGATCAGAAGTAAGTCACATGGATTACGGGTAATATGATACTAATAAAGcccttttttaattatcataataagCAAGATTGCCTTTTCTATGTACTTTTGtaatattgtttctttttaagaaAGGCTCTCCAGGGAAGTCATCTATTCTTTTTCTAATGTCATTATACAGATCATACAGTGTGTGCAGGCAGAGGTGAACAATCTGTACGAGAGATTCCGGCAGCGTAATGAGGGGTTTGAGCCTAACGGGGGCAAGGTGTCCATATTCTCTCACTCCTTAGGAAGTGTCATCATGTATGACATCATCACTGGCTGGAATCCCATCCACCTCTACGATCAGTACCTATCACACGAGCAGAGTCCACACCCAGACCTTAGTGCGATGTCTCCTGATCATCACGATCTAGTGGAAGAACTTCATCAAGCTAGAATAAGGTAAGTAACATTttctattaaatattcattgttttattcattgaGGGATAGcctataaaataacattttcccATAGGGCCACCTCTTTGTATGCTCAAATCATTTACTTtgctattttttatattgaagtcTTTaacattgatatatttatttttcatgcatgaataatggggggggggggtgttcttgTGTATCTTACCTGACAATATTCAGGCCAAATATCATTCATATGGCCTCTTTTTCTAAGAGTAATGGAGAATGGGCATGATCATTAAGGAATGTTTCATGGGACATTTTGTTAATAATTTTCTCAGACAGCTGTTACAAGCTTTCAATATTTATCAGGTAAGCTATTGAAATCATTCTATATGATTTGCGCAAAActaatttttcaaagataatCTATAAatatgcttcatgaaatgctccactTGGTCAATACATACTTTGCAATTTATTGTTGGGGATCTAatcatttctaaaaaaaattgttaaaattgtTTTCCTTACAATTTGGCTAATATGTGCCCTTTCGTATTTGGATCCGTAGAGTATCCAGTCTAGAGAAGCAGCTTCTTGCTACGAACCAGATTGCTGCAGCTATCAATAGACCAAAGCTTAACTTCAAGGTATCTTGATTTCCTTTGTGTTAAGGTTAATGAGAAATTCTGTACACAAACCAGGAGATGAAGAATTGTTCATACATGTTATAGTGTGTAAAGTGTTTGTCTTGtatctatatctatatatattcaCTCATATACAGATCCCACTTGTAATATGCTTTCATTCAGTATTTTTGATAGGGGAACCACTACAAATTTTATTCTCTTTGGGCATGCATTGTGATGACGTACTTGAGTCCAGTTCACATTCACACCACATTGACCCCATGTACTCATACAAATGAGGCGGCGTGAGGCCGGCCTCCTGCCGCCTTAAACGTATGTGTAGACACAAAGTGGACTGACGCCACCATAAGCCACCCTGATTTTGGTCTACCTCTGGAGGTGGTATGAGGTTGCCTTCTCGTATGTGTAAACACAAAGCGGACTGAGGTTGGCTTTCGGGAGTCACGTGGTCATTGCTTGCACAATCACAGTTGAGATAAGTCATCAATCTAGCTATTGCATTGACCTGGTATCATGCGCTTGTAACTAGCATTTTCATCAGGAAGCGCAGGCCGTCGCACCATATGTGTAAAAGGGGGTTGTGACGCCGCCTTCAACCCCTGACTTTTCTGCTATGTGTAAACacacttttgtatttttttttttgggggggcggcTTGACGCTTGTATGAGGCCGACTCAATGAAACCGGCACATGTGTAAAAGGGGTCATAGTCTttcaatatacaaatagcgaataggcatgagtgcgatggtgcgagatttcgcatgaggtgaaagaaagatgctctattcaacgaggcgttagccgagttgaatagagcgtttctttctttcaccgaatgcaaaatctcgcaccattgcacgaataagaatattcgctatttgtgttgtacaacgcctcagaATTTaccgaaaatatgaaaaaacaaagagtttatccctatagtaatctatgaaaagggagcaaaaataccgaaagcagaaagcaaaatcccacaagcgcacatgaccttgggcagccttgcgcatttagccagcaggctatacgcgtattgttcatttttactgagcgcaatgaattaaatcgtattgtgacgtcacctcctaaagccgtgcaacggtacattttggatggtacgtcttttgtgcaacggtaggaatgtttgacattcagcctcccatttgctcgcgtacaacaagctaagtaggcgttgtacaacagaGATTGTCGGTTGGACCAGAAAGGTCtcagtttgatttttattaacaACAATTTCCTTTATGAATTGGCAATATCTTGGCACAATATTTCCATTCTTAGTTTCTTATTCATTTCATATgtgtttgttattattttagGTGGAGAATTACTTCTGTGTGGGTTCTCCCTTAGCTGTGTTTCTTGCCTTACGTGGAGTGCGCCCCCAAGGGAATGGATCAATCTCTCACATCATACCTAAAGCTGTGTGCAGTAGACTATTTAACCTATACTACCCAAGTGACCCTGTGGTAAGGAATAGAGAAAGATAGGAAAGGTAGAATGAGTTATGGAgtggggagaaaaaaaaactaatgaaTAGTAGAGGAATTTAAATCATAAGTACACTTGTAAATGGGAGTCAAATGTGTTTTTATGCCTTGGCCAACCATTGATGTTTGCCAGAGGCAttatatttgtgttttatttttcatcagtcCCATTTTGTTCTCACAATGACTGAccaacttcaaacttggttcTTGAATGCATAGGAGTGGCAATGTTCCAAACACCTTTGGGGTTATCGAGATCAAAGGTCACAGAGTTCATTGTATATGTTGAAAAATATCTTGTTCTCACAATAACTGAAGAACCATCTAATTGATCAACTTAGAACTTGGTTCATGTATTGGAGGGACAATGTTGTGATTATATTTTTAAGGCTTAAGGTCAAAATGCTAGGGGTCACATGGgtcataatattatattattaacaTCTGAGCAAGGCAGTTGTAATACATTATTGCCTGCTTATGACTGTGCTTAAATGGAGGGTCAATAAGtttccaattgtttatccaTGGACCCAAATTATTTTCCGCTCAGGAAAGTCATTGAGAAAATGAAGCGGGCAATTCTAGCTAACATCCGGGTATTCTACATGTCGTTATACACGTCCTCTTGAATCTCCAAGCAATAATACGTCATAATGTTAATCAAGATGAGACAATGCTGGATACTGCATCCCCAGGCCAGGGATACTGCATCCCCAGACCAGGGATGCGAcatttcaattacgtcacaGTGGTTaagtgtggagcgttgtggcccagtggattagtcttcggactttgaaacagagggtcgtgggttcgaatcccagccatggcgtaatttccttcggcaagaaactgatccacaatgtgctgcactcaacccaggtgaggtaaatgggtaccggtaggaagtaattccttaaaaagctgtgtgcgctatgaacgcctagcttagccgggtaatataggagcgccttgagcacctaacaaggtggatatgtgcgcaatataaataccctatattattaagTTCAAaggcccagtctgctcaacatgacaaaataaattccCATTTAAGGggtaaaatatctaaattttcacgATTTTTGCTCTGTATGTCTGAATTGgattataatacaaatattgactggcttttctttcggggaacataaaatatattgcccttaaaagaaccatattgccctcaTCTAAAGAATctggccaatatgattctattgcgggcaatatatttgatgtttccctaaaggccagtcaatattatgtaattattattgttcCTGCAATAACTGAAGAACTGTTTGAGGTATCAAATTCAAACTTGACTATTGCATACATATGAGTAAGGATGATTTGATTAGATTTGGGGGTCTCAAGGTAAAAGGTTGCaggatttgatttttaaaagatattcCAATATTCCCGTCTTGTGTTTTTTTGTTAGAATATAGACAGTAACCTCTGATGCTGCATTATTACAGCACTATATGCCCACTTCAGGTCCATTGCTTTGAGGGCAAAAAGGTACCCTACCAAACCAGTGCCTTGAAAttgaatatatttgtccttttcttttttagGCATACAGGCTGGAGCCTCTGATACTGCGTCACTACAGCACAATCTGCCCTCTTCAGATCCATCGCTTTGAGGGTAAGCAGGTACCCTACCACACTCTTAAAACCACTGCCCTGCCAGTAGCTCTTAAAACAAGTGAAGAGATGAAAGGCATTCAAGAATCAGATGCTGAGACATCAGAAGAGAGGACTTCACCAGGATCTTCTACTTCATCCTCACCACAACATCTACCAAAGGGGCAAACTGGAGGTTAGTCTTAAGTTTTATCTATGTGATGATGGTTGTTAAGGTGATGACAACTTCAGTCATGGGGAGGGGTTGTTTTTAGTTGTGTGGAAGTGGTGGCAGTGTGGTGATTTTGATGGTGTTAATGTATGATGGTAAAGTTGTATCTGTGTTGATGATTTGCGGTAATGTTAGCAAGGTGGTGATATGGCGGTTGGAGGAAGGAGGTATTTCAGTCGTGTGGAAGTCATAGTGGTGTGGTGGTTGTAGTTGTTTTGtaatagtggtgatgatgttaataatgatggtgatgtttgtgatgatattttgttataatattaGCGTTGGGATAATAATGGGGATGGAGGTGTTGGTTGTGAAGTAGTGTTAGTATTAAATTCGACActgatttttttaccatgttaCTGATAATGGATGATAATCATGGCTATGAGGGAAAATTATAATGAAGTGTCTTTGATAGAGGTATGGAATCATTAATCATTAATAGACATAAAGAACTacaagtgaaagaaaaaaaatgtattagaaAGTAGGACAACATAAATGGCTATTGGGTGTAAATGGTAAATGGGAAGTAATAGGCAACTTTAGATTGTGATGCAACTTCTATAATGCACTTGGCAAAAATATTGTTAGGAGCTTGCGCAGAACAGCTACCTGTCTCGCACATGCTCTTAACTGCCTCTTtgccaaattaatattttgtagaAGCTGCATAGCAAAACATTAAGCTGCCTTATGATCTAATGACACAACATTTAATCAGTCACTTCTTCAATTTTACAGCTTTTACTGGAATGAAAGCTTGGTTCTCAAAGACGTCTGAGAAGTCTCCTGAGCTAGAGGCCCTGGAAGACATGGAGAGAGCTATACTAAGGATAGAAAACATGGCAGATACCAATGAGAAGGTGGAAGAGGATGAAATGGAGAGTGTGGGTAAGTATACTTTCATTGAAAGAAAGATAgtaagagagacagagagagagggagcaCGCTATCCTTAGGATAGAAAACATGGCAGATAGCAATGAGAAGGTGGAAGAGGACGGACTGGAGAGTGTGGGTAAGTATAGTTTGATTGAGAGAGAGTGAACTATAATGAAGATAAGAATATAGCCAAGATCAGTATTGATGTTGAAGAAGATGAAATATTAAGTAATTCAAGACAAACTAGTGCAGAGAATCTCAAGAGTGTATTCATATTATAgtggaagagagagggagagaaatggATAGAGATGGAAGTTTATGATCAagtttgtcattttttaaagatttattttaaaatgtcatatcagTAAAAGTACAACTATATCAAATTACTTCTAGATTCAGTGAGAATGCTAGAGGTAGATTAATGCAGATCAGGTAATtgatcaaacagatacataaaGTGTTAACCGTTTACTAATATTCACTGGTATAGTCCATTGATTGTGATTTAATGTTGGAAACCCGAGCACCActtattattctttcttttatctaTTCCCATTTTTCTACAGAATTGGAGCACAGAGTtgattttgaattaaaagagagTAACTTAGGAAGTTCCTATCTTTCAGCACTCACCTCTCACACATCATACTGGACTGCAACTGATGTGGGTCTCTTCGTTGTCTCTCAATTATTCCCGGATTATGCCTACTCAGAGTAGACATGTAAGCATTGCTGAGTCAATTGGTCAGACCAACCATGAGGAGTTTTTTACTTTGTTTCACTCTGGCAGGATTTGAAGTCCATAGCAGTGGTGACAGCAGTCAATATTCAATGGTCAATATTTCaatatgaagaaaatgataccaattataatatgatatcaaagtacagttgagtatatgcacatactaactgcgctatataaaatggactcattattatcattataaaaaagaTGTGTACTTCAAACTGAAATTTCTTCTTTGCGCAATTAAGAAATTAAAGTTATAACCTCATGAGATTTTAACATTTGCATGGCTGAAGACTTCTCCAGACTCCAACTGTGTTGTCTGGTCAGAGATGAGGTTGTATCTCTAGCAATTTGACAGTCCAAGAGAAAGTGATGATACATTGCAAGTATATGTATTTGATGTTTTCTCGCAAAGTACTCTTGGACTGTTAATCTGTCAGTGGAGATTGAATAAGACAAATTTTCTTGATTGTGTGAAATTAAAATCTGCCTTTAGAATTAAGGCAATGAGATGAGCTTCTTTAAGGGTTTGTATATTGTGCAAtaatttattcaacaatttgaaatattgaaGTTGATTGTAGGCTTGATAATCCTTTACCTTTGTTTATCCAATTGGTGGTAAGATTTTGCAATGATGAGCTTGATCAGAAATATTTCACTGCTGCAAAAAATGTCTGAGATTGAACAATTTCTTGTACTTTTAATTACATCAGTAGGAGCTCAGTAATCAGTTTTGATGGG encodes:
- the LOC129264920 gene encoding phospholipase DDHD1-like; amino-acid sequence: MQYPTPGDNFPDYTSSDWEGRSSDAADTSNDSNLGFGIDLDNSGVTFKITSDGPTDNRDEDMPAKPLQRPKPPRPPPPRKPRLDPSSSKMEKVSDLVVQKVRWLYREEKKWVPFIGYDSCQMEWKYRQAKQQLKQNEEGMDVDIETVAVRGGLYEVDVVRRKCHAIYWSDDTVDVMRGTWFYSSGTEPIEEGMANDIEKEHLDLFSRDDPPEPPPQPTKGTQKAMHELCFKDCHVDWYSKDAVYFYSNSTSSRIARSIGNTLGFSKASTSGYKLMRGYPSPASLDDKPPPISHLVFVVHGVGYVTDKKAIIKNCSDLRKSATKAIGKHLPDLISPASTHRVEFLPVEWRSSLRLDNGMVSAITPHKVKGLRIVLNSTGMDVLYYSSPLYRSEIIQCVQAEVNNLYERFRQRNEGFEPNGGKVSIFSHSLGSVIMYDIITGWNPIHLYDQYLSHEQSPHPDLSAMSPDHHDLVEELHQARIRVSSLEKQLLATNQIAAAINRPKLNFKVENYFCVGSPLAVFLALRGVRPQGNGSISHIIPKAVCSRLFNLYYPSDPVAYRLEPLILRHYSTICPLQIHRFEGKQVPYHTLKTTALPVALKTSEEMKGIQESDAETSEERTSPGSSTSSSPQHLPKGQTGAFTGMKAWFSKTSEKSPELEALEDMERAILRIENMADTNEKVEEDEMESVELEHRVDFELKESNLGSSYLSALTSHTSYWTATDVGLFVVSQLFPDYAYSE